From Micromonospora echinospora, one genomic window encodes:
- the msrB gene encoding peptide-methionine (R)-S-oxide reductase MsrB, whose amino-acid sequence MSLSESELPRTEDEWRVRLSPEEFRVLRQAGTERPWTGEYVDTKTPGVYHCRACGVELFSSDTKFDSHCGWPSFDDALPGAVKEIPDNTLGMRRTEIRCARCDSHLGHVFHGEGFTPKDTRHCVNSVSIRLEPREG is encoded by the coding sequence GTGAGTCTTTCCGAGAGCGAACTGCCCCGCACCGAGGACGAGTGGCGCGTCCGGCTCAGTCCGGAGGAGTTCCGGGTGCTGCGCCAGGCCGGCACCGAGCGCCCCTGGACCGGCGAGTACGTCGACACCAAGACCCCCGGCGTCTACCACTGCCGGGCCTGTGGCGTGGAACTCTTCTCCAGCGACACCAAGTTCGACTCGCACTGCGGCTGGCCGAGCTTCGACGACGCGCTGCCGGGTGCGGTCAAGGAGATCCCGGACAACACCCTCGGCATGCGGCGCACCGAGATCCGCTGCGCGCGCTGCGACAGCCACCTGGGGCACGTCTTCCACGGCGAGGGCTTCACCCCGAAGGACACCCGGCACTGCGTCAACTCGGTGTCCATCCGGCTGGAGCCACGCGAGGGCTGA
- a CDS encoding Prokaryotic metallothionein yields the protein MATCEVCGNDYWMAFEVRTVSGDSHTFDSFECAVHKLAPVCEHCQLKIVGHGVEVSGRFFCSAHCARTVEGERAAAISDTVGARPG from the coding sequence ATGGCGACCTGTGAGGTCTGCGGCAACGACTACTGGATGGCGTTCGAGGTCCGGACGGTCAGCGGTGACTCGCACACCTTCGACTCGTTCGAGTGCGCGGTGCACAAGCTGGCACCGGTGTGCGAGCACTGCCAACTGAAGATCGTCGGGCACGGCGTCGAGGTGTCCGGCCGTTTCTTCTGCTCGGCGCACTGCGCCCGTACCGTCGAGGGTGAGCGGGCCGCCGCGATCAGCGACACGGTCGGTGCCCGTCCGGGCTGA
- a CDS encoding lamin tail domain-containing protein, which produces MSTALTTGSWSSLSVSPPNLNGLGTEHVRWGTPAGSGQSGYVFRGGSVEVQTDGTEFTLGTYTHENFPIVGMPAQQFDVDLVVRVAFEDGTESDFSFRFHHNETPNNGPTPDDVVDLPTFVSPETVTIDGVEYGVVISGFKRGGQVVRTFVSPENGANSADIVAIFARAGRPDVVITTVRHRGDVKYTQADEYVEIVNRGTVAANISGWTLGADDAGQDFGFPPGTVLQPGQRIRIYTNQHHPEWGGFSYGSGRPIWNDKGDRAALRGPDGEVVSEYGYGSRASTP; this is translated from the coding sequence ATGAGCACTGCCCTGACGACCGGCAGTTGGTCGTCCCTGAGCGTCAGCCCGCCGAACCTCAACGGACTCGGTACCGAACACGTCCGGTGGGGCACTCCGGCCGGCTCCGGCCAGAGCGGATACGTCTTCCGCGGCGGCTCCGTCGAGGTGCAGACCGACGGCACCGAGTTCACCCTCGGCACGTACACGCACGAGAACTTCCCCATCGTGGGCATGCCGGCGCAGCAGTTCGACGTGGACCTCGTCGTGCGGGTCGCCTTCGAGGACGGCACCGAGTCGGACTTCAGCTTCCGCTTCCACCACAATGAGACCCCGAACAACGGGCCGACCCCGGACGACGTGGTCGACCTGCCGACGTTCGTCTCGCCGGAGACCGTGACGATCGACGGGGTTGAGTACGGCGTGGTGATCAGCGGCTTCAAGCGGGGCGGCCAGGTCGTCCGGACGTTCGTCAGCCCGGAGAACGGCGCGAACAGCGCGGACATCGTCGCGATCTTCGCCCGTGCCGGCCGACCGGACGTGGTCATCACCACCGTGCGCCACCGGGGCGACGTGAAGTACACCCAGGCGGACGAGTACGTCGAGATCGTCAACCGGGGCACCGTGGCCGCGAACATCAGCGGCTGGACGCTCGGGGCCGACGACGCCGGCCAGGACTTCGGGTTCCCGCCCGGCACCGTGCTCCAGCCGGGGCAGCGGATCAGGATCTACACCAACCAGCACCACCCCGAGTGGGGCGGCTTCTCCTACGGCAGCGGACGCCCGATCTGGAACGACAAGGGCGACCGCGCGGCCCTGCGGGGACCCGACGGCGAGGTGGTCTCCGAGTACGGGTACGGATCGCGGGCGTCGACGCCCTGA
- a CDS encoding GNAT family N-acetyltransferase produces MLPRTPVLRVSPFADLDTRTFHDLLKLRIDVFVVEQACAYPELDGRDVEPGTRHLWLAEDGVPVAYLRILADPGGVERIGRVVVAPAARGGGHAGRLMTEALAVVGHRPCVLEAQSHLVGFYARYGFSASGPEYVEDGIPHTPMRREATS; encoded by the coding sequence ATGCTGCCCCGCACCCCCGTCCTCCGGGTCTCCCCGTTCGCCGACCTGGACACCCGCACCTTCCACGACCTGCTGAAACTACGCATCGACGTGTTCGTGGTGGAGCAGGCGTGCGCCTATCCGGAACTCGACGGGCGGGACGTCGAACCGGGCACCCGGCATCTCTGGCTGGCCGAGGACGGCGTGCCGGTGGCGTACCTGCGGATCCTGGCCGACCCGGGCGGGGTCGAGCGGATCGGCCGGGTCGTGGTGGCCCCGGCGGCGCGCGGCGGTGGCCACGCCGGGCGGCTGATGACCGAGGCGCTCGCCGTGGTCGGACACCGCCCGTGCGTCCTGGAGGCGCAGTCGCACCTGGTCGGCTTCTACGCGCGGTACGGCTTCAGCGCCAGCGGCCCGGAGTACGTGGAGGACGGCATCCCGCACACCCCGATGCGCCGGGAGGCCACGTCCTGA
- the hemQ gene encoding hydrogen peroxide-dependent heme synthase encodes MTEQTEQTNAARLRELNDSIRYTMWSVFRATGPLPALRDNVVAEADALVEELAGKDVVVRGTYDVAGLRADADLMVWWHSSSSDDLQDAYGRFRRTALGRAMTPVWSQMALHRPAEFNKSHIPAFLAGEEARAYVCVYPFVRSYEWYLLPDAERRELLAEHGRMARGYPDVRANTVASFALGDYEWMLAFEADELHRIVDLMRDLRASRARRHVREEIPFYTGRRRSIADIVAALP; translated from the coding sequence ATGACCGAGCAGACCGAGCAGACCAACGCGGCGCGGCTGCGGGAGCTGAACGACAGCATCCGCTACACGATGTGGTCGGTGTTCCGGGCCACCGGCCCGCTGCCGGCCCTGCGGGACAACGTCGTCGCCGAGGCCGACGCCCTCGTCGAGGAGCTGGCCGGCAAGGACGTCGTGGTCCGGGGCACCTACGACGTCGCCGGGCTGCGGGCCGACGCCGACCTGATGGTCTGGTGGCACTCGTCCTCCAGCGACGACCTCCAGGACGCGTACGGCCGGTTCCGGCGCACCGCCCTGGGACGGGCGATGACCCCGGTCTGGTCGCAGATGGCGCTGCACCGGCCGGCGGAGTTCAACAAGAGCCACATCCCGGCGTTCCTGGCCGGCGAGGAGGCACGGGCGTACGTCTGCGTCTACCCGTTCGTGCGGTCCTACGAGTGGTACCTGCTGCCCGACGCCGAGCGGCGGGAGCTGCTCGCCGAGCACGGCCGGATGGCCCGTGGCTACCCGGACGTCCGGGCGAACACGGTCGCCTCGTTCGCCCTCGGCGACTACGAGTGGATGCTGGCGTTCGAGGCCGACGAGCTGCACCGGATCGTGGACCTGATGCGGGACCTGCGCGCCTCCCGGGCCCGCCGGCACGTCCGCGAGGAGATCCCCTTCTACACCGGTCGTCGCCGCTCGATCGCCGACATCGTCGCCGCCCTGCCCTGA
- the hemG gene encoding protoporphyrinogen oxidase — protein MRRPWRIAVIGGGITGLAAAVRLRDRAPAGTDVTVYEQSGALGGKLRTSSLAGGPVEFGAESFLMRDPAGGESGAVALVRRLGLDAEIVHPTVGQAALAVDGGLRPIPGGTLVGVPGDLEKVATVAEPTAAADADGGEPLLGPDEDVAVGALVRARLGDQVVDRLVDPMLGGVYAGRADDLSLVTTMPALARAARVAHTLTGAVRAAQAAAPRAPGAPVFGALAGGMSRLVEAAATASGATIRLGATVRDLTPLGGRWRLTVGPTRDPESVEVDAVVLAVPARPAARLLAEVAPAVATRIGGLDYASVALVTLALPEPELPALSGFLVPGTEGLLIKAATFFTTKWGHLRRPDGVALVRASVGRYGEERQLQLSDADLVATVHRELSGVLGTALPTPLASHVQRWGGALPQYTPGHSDRVAAARTALRADHPTLALAGAGYDGVGIPVCVRSGETAAEEIISALGGPAT, from the coding sequence ATGCGGCGACCGTGGCGGATCGCGGTCATCGGCGGTGGCATCACCGGGCTGGCCGCAGCCGTCCGGTTGCGCGACCGCGCGCCCGCCGGCACCGACGTCACCGTGTATGAGCAGTCCGGCGCGCTCGGCGGCAAGCTGCGCACCAGCAGTCTGGCCGGCGGACCGGTGGAGTTCGGCGCGGAGTCGTTCCTGATGCGTGACCCGGCCGGCGGCGAGTCCGGGGCGGTGGCCCTGGTCCGTCGGCTCGGACTCGACGCCGAGATCGTGCACCCGACCGTCGGGCAGGCCGCGCTCGCCGTCGACGGGGGACTGCGCCCGATCCCGGGCGGCACGCTGGTGGGCGTACCGGGGGATCTGGAGAAGGTGGCGACGGTGGCCGAGCCCACCGCGGCGGCCGACGCCGACGGCGGTGAGCCGCTGCTCGGCCCGGACGAGGACGTCGCGGTCGGCGCGCTGGTCCGGGCCCGCCTCGGCGACCAGGTGGTGGACCGGCTGGTCGATCCGATGCTCGGCGGCGTCTACGCCGGACGCGCCGACGACCTCTCCCTGGTCACCACCATGCCGGCGCTGGCCCGCGCGGCCCGGGTGGCGCACACCCTCACCGGGGCGGTCCGGGCGGCGCAGGCCGCCGCGCCCCGGGCCCCCGGGGCGCCGGTCTTCGGCGCGCTGGCCGGCGGGATGAGCCGGCTGGTCGAGGCGGCGGCGACGGCCAGTGGGGCGACGATCCGGCTCGGCGCGACGGTCCGCGACCTCACCCCGCTGGGCGGGCGGTGGCGGCTGACCGTGGGCCCGACCCGGGACCCGGAGTCCGTCGAGGTCGACGCGGTGGTGCTGGCCGTGCCGGCCCGTCCGGCGGCGCGACTGCTCGCCGAGGTGGCCCCGGCGGTGGCCACCCGGATCGGTGGGCTGGACTACGCCAGCGTCGCCCTGGTCACCCTGGCCCTGCCCGAGCCGGAGCTGCCCGCCCTCTCCGGCTTCCTGGTGCCCGGCACCGAGGGGCTGCTGATCAAGGCGGCCACCTTCTTCACCACCAAGTGGGGGCACCTGCGCCGGCCGGACGGGGTGGCGCTGGTACGCGCCTCGGTCGGCCGGTACGGCGAGGAGCGGCAGTTGCAGCTCTCCGACGCCGACCTGGTCGCCACCGTGCACCGGGAGCTGTCCGGGGTGCTCGGCACGGCGCTGCCGACGCCACTGGCCAGCCACGTGCAACGGTGGGGTGGCGCGCTGCCGCAGTACACCCCGGGACACTCCGACCGGGTGGCGGCGGCCCGGACGGCGCTGCGGGCGGATCACCCGACGCTGGCCCTGGCCGGGGCCGGGTACGACGGGGTGGGCATCCCGGTCTGCGTGCGGTCCGGCGAGACGGCGGCCGAAGAGATCATCAGTGCACTGGGAGGACCGGCGACATGA
- the hemE gene encoding uroporphyrinogen decarboxylase, which translates to MTTTTAGGAARDGDTRPSVGGAARTVDSPFVRACRRRPGPHTPVWFMRQAGRSLPEYREIRANVAMLESCRRPELVAEITLQPVHRHGVDAAILFSDIVVPVAAAGVDLDIVPGTGPVVAEPVRSRADVDRIRPITVDDVSYVDEAVRLLVAELGDTPLIGFAGAPFTLASYLVEGGPSRTHAKTKALMYGDPELWHALCGRLAEVTLAFLRVQVAAGVSAVQLFDSWAGALSEADYRRYVQPHSAKVLAGLADAGVPRIHFGVGTAELLTAMGEAGADVVGVDWRTPLDVATQRIGPDRAVQGNLDPCVLFAPWPVVEAEVRRILDEGRAAPGHVFNLGHGVLPETDPDVLTRVVALVHEVSARPVD; encoded by the coding sequence ATGACCACCACCACCGCGGGCGGCGCTGCCCGAGACGGAGACACCCGCCCGAGCGTGGGCGGAGCAGCCCGCACCGTCGACTCGCCCTTCGTCCGGGCCTGTCGTCGGCGCCCCGGCCCGCACACGCCGGTCTGGTTCATGCGGCAGGCCGGGCGGTCGCTGCCGGAGTACCGCGAGATCCGGGCCAACGTGGCGATGCTGGAGTCCTGCCGCCGTCCCGAGCTGGTCGCCGAGATCACCCTCCAGCCGGTCCACCGGCACGGCGTGGACGCGGCGATCCTGTTCAGCGACATCGTGGTGCCGGTCGCGGCGGCCGGCGTCGACCTGGACATCGTGCCGGGCACCGGCCCGGTGGTCGCCGAGCCGGTCCGCAGCCGCGCCGACGTCGACCGGATCCGACCGATCACCGTCGACGACGTCTCGTACGTCGACGAGGCGGTCCGGCTGCTCGTCGCCGAGCTGGGCGACACCCCGCTGATCGGGTTCGCCGGCGCGCCGTTCACCCTGGCCAGCTACCTGGTCGAGGGCGGCCCGTCGCGGACCCACGCGAAGACCAAGGCGCTGATGTACGGCGACCCCGAGCTGTGGCACGCGCTCTGCGGCCGGCTCGCCGAGGTGACGCTGGCGTTCCTGCGGGTGCAGGTCGCCGCCGGGGTCTCGGCGGTGCAGCTCTTCGACTCGTGGGCCGGCGCGCTGTCCGAGGCCGACTACCGCCGCTACGTGCAGCCGCACTCGGCGAAGGTGCTGGCCGGGCTGGCCGACGCCGGGGTGCCCCGGATCCACTTCGGGGTGGGCACCGCCGAGCTGCTGACCGCGATGGGGGAGGCCGGCGCCGATGTGGTCGGCGTGGACTGGCGTACCCCGCTGGACGTCGCCACGCAGCGGATCGGTCCGGACCGGGCGGTCCAGGGCAACCTCGACCCGTGCGTGCTCTTCGCCCCCTGGCCGGTGGTCGAGGCCGAGGTGCGGCGCATCCTCGACGAGGGCCGGGCCGCTCCCGGTCACGTCTTCAACCTCGGTCACGGCGTCCTGCCGGAGACCGACCCCGACGTGCTGACCCGGGTGGTCGCGCTGGTGCACGAGGTGTCCGCGCGGCCCGTCGACTGA
- a CDS encoding DUF3000 domain-containing protein: MSPPIALPETFARAVAGLRSVATRPEIVMEEVGAPKRLAPFAFALSATVLRDDDEVATGRLILLHDPAGHEAWQGVLRLVSYVTADLESDLAADPLLPGVGWTWLTDALEAQDAGHRALGGTVTQTMSTRFGDLAGPPATGDIEIRASWTPLDDNLAPHLHAWCTLLASTAGLPPPGVTALADRRPATTG, translated from the coding sequence ATGTCCCCTCCGATCGCGCTTCCGGAGACCTTCGCCCGCGCGGTCGCCGGGTTGCGGTCGGTGGCGACCCGGCCCGAGATCGTGATGGAGGAGGTGGGCGCTCCGAAGCGCCTCGCCCCGTTCGCCTTCGCCCTCTCCGCCACCGTGCTGCGCGACGACGACGAGGTCGCCACCGGGCGACTGATCCTGCTCCACGACCCGGCGGGGCACGAGGCGTGGCAGGGCGTGCTACGGCTGGTCAGTTACGTCACCGCGGACCTGGAGTCCGACCTCGCCGCCGATCCGCTGCTGCCCGGGGTGGGCTGGACCTGGCTGACCGACGCGTTGGAGGCCCAGGACGCCGGCCACCGGGCGCTCGGCGGCACGGTCACCCAGACCATGTCCACCCGGTTCGGCGACCTGGCCGGCCCACCGGCCACGGGGGACATCGAGATCCGGGCCTCGTGGACCCCGCTCGACGACAACCTGGCCCCGCACCTGCACGCCTGGTGCACGCTGCTCGCCTCGACCGCCGGCCTGCCACCGCCGGGGGTGACCGCGCTGGCCGACCGCCGGCCCGCCACCACCGGCTGA
- a CDS encoding trypsin-like peptidase domain-containing protein, whose translation MTAGYGPQDSGPVGPAPGSGEQGSRPGPLPPRMEPPRTAVGGWPAPPAGAAPIPGQSPAGGGHPGVPAAGYAAAPAAVPAPRGTWPTAGEAGQPPAPPHPSAAGPSAPAPTTWSPGQPPAASGPAFPGTPYPGDARAGRQRSGWLPRAALLLALLLVLVSGVQAYQIHVLNDRLGDTRRDLATAQDRDGVRLDGVEQRTDELEKQAGTVFNPEDIAETVLRSVFRVRAGTSTGTAFAVGKPNSEGGANLFTNYHVVESLWTSGERQVFLERTDQRFPATIVKVDEENDVAHLRTAAKFTGLVTAATPVKSGQQIVVVGAPLGLTDSVTTGVVSAFRKAENGGGDMIQFDAPINPGNSGGPVINSAKQVVGIATAKARNAEGIGLAVPIKTACDGFDIC comes from the coding sequence ATGACGGCGGGGTACGGGCCGCAGGACAGTGGACCGGTCGGGCCGGCACCCGGATCCGGTGAGCAGGGAAGTCGACCGGGGCCGCTGCCGCCACGGATGGAACCGCCACGCACGGCGGTGGGCGGCTGGCCCGCGCCCCCGGCGGGCGCCGCCCCGATCCCCGGCCAGTCCCCGGCCGGCGGGGGACACCCGGGCGTCCCGGCCGCCGGCTACGCCGCCGCCCCGGCCGCGGTGCCCGCCCCCCGGGGCACCTGGCCGACCGCCGGTGAGGCCGGGCAACCGCCGGCACCGCCGCACCCGTCGGCCGCCGGACCGTCGGCGCCCGCCCCGACGACGTGGTCGCCCGGTCAGCCTCCGGCCGCCTCCGGCCCGGCGTTCCCGGGCACCCCCTACCCCGGCGACGCGCGCGCCGGCCGCCAGCGCTCCGGATGGCTGCCCCGCGCCGCGCTGCTGCTGGCGCTGCTGCTGGTCCTGGTGTCCGGCGTCCAGGCGTACCAGATCCACGTGCTCAACGACCGGCTCGGCGACACCCGCCGCGACCTGGCCACCGCGCAGGACCGCGACGGCGTCCGCCTCGACGGTGTGGAACAGCGCACGGACGAGCTGGAGAAGCAGGCCGGCACGGTGTTCAACCCGGAGGACATCGCCGAGACGGTGCTGCGCAGCGTCTTCCGGGTCCGGGCCGGCACCTCCACCGGCACCGCGTTCGCCGTCGGCAAGCCCAACTCCGAGGGCGGGGCGAACCTGTTCACCAACTACCACGTGGTCGAGTCGCTCTGGACCAGCGGCGAGCGCCAGGTGTTCCTGGAGCGCACCGACCAGCGGTTCCCGGCCACCATCGTCAAGGTCGACGAGGAGAACGACGTCGCCCACCTGCGGACGGCGGCCAAGTTCACCGGCCTGGTCACCGCCGCCACCCCGGTGAAGTCCGGGCAGCAGATCGTCGTCGTGGGCGCGCCGCTCGGCCTCACCGACAGCGTCACCACGGGGGTGGTGAGCGCCTTCCGCAAGGCGGAGAACGGCGGCGGCGACATGATCCAGTTCGACGCTCCGATCAACCCCGGCAACTCCGGGGGTCCGGTCATCAACAGCGCCAAGCAGGTCGTCGGCATCGCCACCGCCAAGGCCCGCAACGCCGAGGGCATCGGCCTGGCCGTGCCGATCAAGACTGCGTGCGACGGCTTCGACATCTGCTGA
- a CDS encoding ribonuclease D has product MTDEPPLRRRAAERRPGNEPQHPPPAAPEPTDAGTEATAEQPVPLTAPREGTPAPAATSAALAEVVARFAAGTGPVAIDAERASGYRYSQRAYLVQLRRAGAGTVLIDPLPLPDLSALDAVIGPAEWVLHAASQDLPCLAELGLRPRRLFDTELAARLAGFERVGLAALTEHLLGYTLEKHHSAADWSSRPLPESWLTYAALDVELLVDLRDALAAELERQGKQEWAAEEFAALVAAGARPPRVRAEPWRRTSGIHRLRGARAQARVRSLWYARDQIAARRDAAPGRVLPDSAIVAAAELDPKDEKTLLTLPGFGGRSVRRLARTWLAALEDARQLPEDALPVTPAVEGPPPPHRWAERDPVAAARLARCREVVVRIAGEHRLPPENLIAPDSIRRLAWTPPDEITEETVTETLRGFGARNWQLGLLVRELTAVLPTP; this is encoded by the coding sequence GTGACCGACGAACCACCCCTGCGCCGTCGGGCCGCCGAACGCCGACCGGGAAACGAACCGCAGCACCCGCCACCGGCCGCGCCGGAGCCGACGGACGCGGGGACCGAAGCGACCGCCGAGCAGCCCGTACCCCTGACCGCCCCCCGGGAGGGCACACCCGCGCCGGCGGCCACATCGGCCGCGCTGGCCGAGGTGGTGGCCCGGTTCGCGGCGGGCACCGGACCGGTGGCCATCGACGCGGAACGCGCCTCCGGATACCGCTACAGCCAGCGCGCCTACCTGGTCCAGCTGCGCCGTGCCGGGGCCGGCACCGTCCTGATCGATCCGCTGCCCCTGCCCGACCTGTCCGCCCTCGACGCGGTGATCGGCCCGGCCGAGTGGGTGCTCCACGCGGCCAGCCAGGACCTGCCCTGCCTGGCCGAGTTGGGGCTGCGCCCGCGTCGGCTGTTCGACACCGAACTGGCCGCGCGGCTGGCCGGATTCGAACGGGTCGGCCTGGCCGCGCTGACCGAACACCTGCTGGGTTACACCCTGGAGAAGCACCACTCGGCGGCGGACTGGTCGAGCCGGCCGCTGCCGGAGTCCTGGCTGACCTACGCCGCCCTGGACGTGGAGCTCCTGGTCGACCTCCGCGACGCGCTCGCCGCCGAGCTGGAACGGCAGGGCAAACAGGAGTGGGCGGCGGAGGAGTTCGCCGCGCTGGTCGCCGCCGGGGCACGACCGCCCCGGGTACGGGCCGAGCCGTGGCGACGCACCTCCGGCATCCACCGGCTGCGCGGCGCGCGTGCTCAGGCGCGGGTCCGGTCGTTGTGGTACGCCCGGGACCAGATCGCCGCCCGCCGGGACGCCGCCCCCGGGCGGGTGCTCCCCGACTCGGCGATCGTCGCCGCCGCCGAGCTGGACCCGAAGGACGAGAAGACGCTGCTGACCCTGCCCGGTTTCGGTGGCCGGTCGGTGCGCCGGCTGGCCCGCACCTGGCTGGCGGCGTTGGAGGACGCCCGGCAGCTGCCCGAGGACGCGCTTCCGGTCACCCCGGCGGTGGAGGGTCCACCTCCGCCGCACCGGTGGGCGGAACGGGACCCGGTGGCCGCCGCGCGGCTGGCCCGGTGTCGCGAGGTGGTGGTCCGGATCGCCGGCGAGCACCGCCTGCCGCCGGAGAACCTGATCGCCCCGGACTCGATCCGCCGGCTGGCCTGGACCCCGCCGGACGAGATCACCGAGGAGACCGTGACCGAGACCCTGCGCGGGTTCGGCGCGCGGAACTGGCAGCTCGGCCTGCTGGTGCGGGAGCTGACCGCCGTCCTGCCCACGCCCTGA